In the Arthrobacter sp. 31Y genome, one interval contains:
- a CDS encoding DUF2510 domain-containing protein, with protein MTQSMPGSTTPPGWYPDPSDPRFVRWWDGRAWTANQAPAQFQAQGQFQAPVQLPRPELSPDAPVYNPFIWAITLLPLLSVLLLLTWQPEFRMITTRQGVTTMDPFSMYTPGYFLLMGASFLSYGLSVFFAFLDRQRLLKSGVVRPFHWAWTFLSALVYVIGRSVIVNKVAPKRGLWPVWASIAVIVISLVITGIWMSNFMQSMYNQLGYSVAT; from the coding sequence ATGACTCAATCAATGCCCGGTTCCACGACGCCTCCCGGCTGGTACCCGGACCCTTCGGACCCACGTTTTGTCCGTTGGTGGGACGGACGCGCGTGGACAGCAAACCAAGCGCCCGCCCAGTTCCAGGCGCAGGGCCAGTTCCAGGCACCCGTCCAGCTGCCACGTCCTGAGCTCAGCCCGGACGCGCCGGTGTACAACCCGTTCATCTGGGCAATAACCTTGTTGCCGCTGCTCTCCGTCCTGCTCTTGCTCACCTGGCAGCCGGAGTTCAGGATGATCACCACGCGCCAGGGCGTCACCACCATGGACCCTTTCTCCATGTACACCCCCGGCTATTTCCTCCTGATGGGTGCAAGTTTCCTGTCCTATGGGCTTTCTGTGTTTTTCGCTTTCCTGGACCGTCAGCGCCTGCTCAAGTCCGGCGTCGTCCGTCCCTTCCACTGGGCTTGGACGTTCCTCAGCGCGCTGGTGTACGTGATCGGCCGCTCTGTGATCGTCAACAAAGTGGCGCCTAAGCGGGGGCTGTGGCCGGTGTGGGCCAGCATCGCCGTGATTGTCATCAGCCTGGTGATCACCGGCATTTGGATGTCCAACTTCATGCAGTCCATGTACAACCAGCTGGGGTACTCGGTCGCGACGTAG
- a CDS encoding o-succinylbenzoate synthase: MPALPSLEELLDSAHVVSLPMRVKFRGIMERETLLLRGPLGWGEFCPFPEYDDDESSRWLAAALEAGWLGFPSPLRDRIPVNATVPAVAGERVPEVLARFGRVDAVKIKVAERGQVLADDVARVNAVREALPDAAIRVDANGGWDMDQAVEALSKLSEVGLEYAEQPVPTIEGLAEVRRRLTAAGTPVLIAADESVRKEEDPLRVARAGAADLIVVKVAPLGGVARALDIVEQAGLPAVVSSALDTSVGIRAGLALAAALPSLPYACGLGTVSLFASDITLDPLVADDGAIQLRDAVANAGLLEQYAAPGDRRDWWLDRLRRVHSVLARNQHGLFTGD; the protein is encoded by the coding sequence ATGCCTGCACTTCCCTCGCTCGAAGAACTCCTCGATTCCGCCCACGTAGTCTCGCTGCCCATGCGCGTGAAATTCCGCGGCATCATGGAGCGCGAGACACTCCTTTTGCGTGGACCGCTCGGCTGGGGTGAGTTCTGTCCCTTCCCGGAATACGACGACGACGAATCCTCCCGCTGGCTGGCCGCAGCACTGGAAGCGGGCTGGCTGGGTTTCCCCTCGCCGTTGCGGGACAGGATCCCGGTCAACGCCACGGTTCCCGCCGTCGCTGGAGAACGCGTGCCCGAGGTACTTGCTCGCTTCGGGCGGGTTGATGCCGTCAAGATCAAAGTTGCGGAGCGGGGACAGGTACTGGCGGACGACGTCGCCAGGGTGAATGCAGTACGCGAGGCCCTGCCTGACGCTGCCATCCGTGTGGACGCCAACGGGGGATGGGACATGGACCAGGCCGTGGAAGCGCTGAGCAAACTTTCCGAGGTTGGCCTTGAGTATGCCGAACAACCCGTTCCCACCATCGAGGGCCTCGCTGAGGTCCGGCGTCGGCTGACGGCTGCAGGTACGCCTGTCCTCATCGCCGCGGACGAGAGTGTCCGCAAGGAAGAGGATCCCCTGCGTGTTGCCCGGGCCGGCGCGGCTGACCTGATCGTCGTCAAGGTCGCCCCACTTGGGGGAGTTGCGCGTGCACTGGACATTGTGGAGCAGGCCGGGCTGCCCGCCGTCGTAAGTTCTGCCTTGGACACCTCCGTTGGCATCCGTGCCGGCCTTGCGCTCGCAGCCGCGCTGCCGTCCCTTCCTTATGCCTGTGGCCTTGGCACCGTTTCGCTGTTCGCTTCGGATATCACTCTGGACCCGCTGGTGGCCGACGACGGCGCCATCCAGTTGCGCGATGCCGTTGCCAATGCCGGACTGCTTGAGCAGTATGCGGCACCGGGGGACCGCCGGGACTGGTGGCTGGACCGGCTCCGGCGCGTGCACTCAGTATTGGCGCGAAACCAGCACGGTTTGTTCACCGGGGATTAA